From Streptomyces sp. CMB-StM0423, a single genomic window includes:
- a CDS encoding TIGR03089 family protein, with the protein MNPTAATPAALLDAALATDPARPLVTYYDDTTGERVELSVATLANWVAKTANLLQGDLAAEPGDRLALLLPAHWQTAVWLLACAATGVTAVPADPDPAAADLVVSGPDALEQARACTGERVALSLRPLGARFPQTPEGFLDYAVEVPGQGDRFQPYAPADPDAPALEAPGARFTAAELVARARADAESRALAPGSRTLSTLGYDTWEGLSAGLYAPLAAGAGVVLCPHLDRLTPEQQEKRRADERVS; encoded by the coding sequence ATGAACCCCACCGCCGCCACCCCCGCCGCCCTGCTCGACGCCGCCCTCGCCACCGACCCGGCCCGCCCCCTGGTCACGTACTACGACGACACCACCGGTGAGCGCGTCGAACTGTCCGTCGCCACCCTCGCCAACTGGGTGGCCAAGACCGCGAACCTCCTCCAGGGCGACCTCGCCGCCGAGCCCGGCGACCGGCTCGCGCTGCTCCTGCCCGCCCACTGGCAGACCGCCGTCTGGCTGCTGGCCTGTGCCGCGACCGGCGTCACCGCGGTGCCCGCCGACCCCGACCCGGCCGCCGCCGACCTCGTCGTCAGCGGTCCCGACGCGCTGGAGCAGGCCCGCGCCTGCACCGGCGAGCGGGTCGCCCTCAGCCTGCGCCCGCTCGGCGCCCGCTTCCCGCAGACCCCGGAGGGCTTCCTCGACTACGCCGTGGAGGTGCCGGGACAGGGCGACCGCTTCCAGCCGTACGCCCCCGCCGACCCGGACGCGCCGGCGCTCGAAGCGCCCGGCGCCCGGTTCACCGCCGCCGAGCTGGTCGCCCGCGCCCGGGCGGACGCGGAGTCGCGCGCGCTCGCGCCGGGCTCCCGCACCCTCTCGACACTCGGGTACGACACGTGGGAAGGGCTCTCCGCGGGCCTCTACGCCCCCCTGGCCGCCGGCGCGGGGGTCGTGCTCTGCCCGCACCTGGACCGGCTCACCCCCGAGCAGCAGGAGAAGCGCAGGGCCGACGAGCGAGTCTCGTAA
- a CDS encoding DNA-3-methyladenine glycosylase family protein, with the protein MSAAPDHRARTRTWAPPGPYDLWRTLGVLRRGPGDPAFRVADGAVWRASHTPAGPGTLRVAPAGGAVAAEAWGPGAEWLLEGLPALLGAEDDPEPFTPRHRVVHEARRRHPGLRLIRTGVVLESLIPSVLEQKVTTDEAYRSWRLLLYRYGTEAPGPAGTELRMRVMPDARGWAMIPSWEWHRAGVDGKRAATIVRAVRRARALQAAADMDLEAATRRLTAIPGIGPWTAAETLQRVIGAADAVTVGDLHLPRIVGYTLVRERNADDERMLELLAPYEAAGQRHRATRYICLLGRMPPRRKPKAAIPDIARL; encoded by the coding sequence GTGTCCGCCGCCCCCGACCACCGCGCCCGCACCCGGACCTGGGCACCCCCGGGCCCGTACGACCTGTGGCGCACCCTGGGCGTGCTGCGGCGGGGGCCGGGCGATCCGGCGTTCCGCGTCGCGGACGGTGCGGTCTGGCGGGCGAGCCACACCCCCGCGGGCCCCGGCACGCTGCGCGTCGCCCCGGCGGGCGGGGCGGTAGCCGCCGAGGCGTGGGGCCCGGGCGCGGAGTGGCTGCTGGAGGGCCTCCCGGCGCTGCTGGGCGCGGAGGACGACCCGGAGCCGTTCACGCCGCGCCACCGCGTCGTCCACGAGGCCCGCCGCCGCCATCCGGGGCTGCGCCTTATCCGCACCGGCGTGGTGCTGGAGTCGCTGATCCCGTCGGTGCTGGAGCAGAAGGTCACCACGGACGAGGCGTACCGCTCCTGGCGCCTGCTGCTGTACCGCTACGGCACCGAGGCCCCGGGTCCTGCGGGGACGGAGCTGCGGATGCGGGTGATGCCGGACGCGCGCGGCTGGGCGATGATCCCGTCCTGGGAGTGGCACCGCGCGGGCGTCGACGGCAAGCGCGCGGCGACGATCGTACGAGCCGTCCGCCGCGCCCGTGCCCTCCAGGCGGCGGCGGACATGGACCTCGAAGCCGCCACCCGCCGCCTCACCGCCATCCCGGGCATCGGCCCCTGGACGGCGGCGGAAACCCTTCAGCGCGTCATCGGCGCCGCCGACGCGGTCACGGTCGGCGACCTGCACCTGCCCCGCATCGTGGGCTACACCCTGGTTCGCGAACGCAACGCGGACGACGAGCGCATGCTCGAACTGCTCGCCCCGTACGAGGCCGCGGGCCAGCGCCATCGCGCCACGCGCTACATCTGCCTCCTGGGCCGCATGCCCCCGCGCCGCAAACCGAAGGCCGCCATCCCGGACATAGCCCGCCTCTGA
- a CDS encoding LCP family protein, whose translation MGADETGPREGASPYREDPRPPRRPRSRRRVLARRVGLGLALFVLALSGVGWYFYQRFDSNITVDSATARELKRHEEDRPPPAASGATNILVIGSDSRAGSERYGHDTGVERSDTAVLLHLAGDRDSVTAVSIPRDLMVRIPDCRRPGGGTSGKQVNQFNFSFASGGAACTIRVVEKLIGVRVDHHVIADFQGFKEVVDAVDGVEVCLPAAVHDKSAKLRLPRGRQVLDGEHALGYVRARKSLDGGSDTQRMSRQQEFMASLVNKVQSNGVLFNPMRLAPLLDAVTSALTANEELSSLTELYDLVRVVRDVPKERVHFMTVPRRPYRLDSNRDELAQPAARELFAALRTDSVVRFVSEGRKAKQKPDSGAPSVFKGTTPVDDICR comes from the coding sequence ATGGGCGCAGACGAGACCGGCCCGCGGGAGGGCGCATCCCCGTACCGGGAAGACCCCCGGCCGCCCCGCCGCCCCCGCAGCCGCCGCCGCGTCCTCGCCCGCCGCGTCGGCCTCGGCCTGGCCCTCTTCGTCCTCGCCCTCTCCGGCGTCGGCTGGTACTTCTACCAGCGCTTCGACAGCAACATCACCGTCGACTCCGCCACCGCCCGCGAGCTGAAGCGCCACGAGGAGGACCGCCCCCCGCCCGCCGCCAGCGGGGCCACCAACATCCTCGTCATCGGCTCCGACTCCCGCGCGGGCAGCGAGCGGTACGGCCACGACACCGGCGTCGAACGCTCCGACACCGCCGTGCTCCTGCACCTCGCCGGCGACCGCGACAGCGTCACCGCCGTGAGCATCCCGCGCGACCTCATGGTCCGGATCCCCGACTGCCGCCGCCCCGGCGGCGGGACGAGCGGCAAGCAGGTCAACCAGTTCAACTTCAGCTTCGCCTCCGGCGGCGCCGCGTGCACGATCCGCGTGGTGGAGAAGCTCATCGGCGTGCGCGTCGACCACCACGTCATCGCGGACTTCCAGGGCTTCAAGGAAGTCGTGGACGCCGTGGACGGCGTCGAGGTATGTCTGCCGGCGGCGGTGCATGACAAATCGGCCAAGCTTCGGCTGCCCAGGGGCCGCCAGGTGCTCGACGGAGAGCACGCGCTCGGCTACGTACGGGCACGCAAGTCCCTCGACGGCGGCAGCGACACCCAGCGCATGTCGCGGCAGCAGGAGTTCATGGCCTCGCTCGTCAACAAGGTGCAGAGCAACGGCGTGCTCTTCAACCCGATGCGCCTGGCCCCGCTGCTGGACGCGGTGACCTCCGCGCTCACCGCCAACGAGGAGTTGTCGTCGCTCACCGAGTTGTACGACCTCGTGCGCGTCGTCCGTGACGTGCCGAAAGAGCGCGTGCACTTCATGACCGTGCCACGCCGCCCGTACCGCCTGGACTCCAACCGCGACGAACTGGCGCAGCCGGCGGCGCGAGAATTGTTCGCCGCACTGCGAACCGACAGCGTGGTGCGCTTCGTCTCCGAGGGCAGGAAAGCCAAGCAGAAACCGGACTCCGGCGCGCCGTCCGTCTTCAAGGGGACAACCCCTGTGGATGACATCTGCCGATAG
- a CDS encoding acyl-CoA thioesterase has translation MNDQARPAAGEAKPTSASRTTLSSIMTANDANLLGTVHGGVIMKLVDDVAGAVAGRHSGGPAVTASMDEMVFLEPVRIGDLVHVLAQVNWTGRTSMEVGVRVMAERWNESTPAKQVASAYLVFAAVDDQGRPRPVPAVAPETDRDERRCQEAQIRRTHRLARRRAIKNLRARSEPA, from the coding sequence ATGAACGATCAGGCACGGCCGGCGGCGGGTGAGGCGAAGCCCACCTCGGCCTCCCGCACCACGTTGTCGTCCATCATGACGGCGAACGACGCGAACCTGCTGGGCACCGTGCACGGCGGCGTGATCATGAAGCTGGTCGACGACGTGGCGGGGGCGGTCGCGGGGCGGCACTCCGGCGGGCCCGCGGTGACGGCGTCCATGGACGAGATGGTGTTCCTGGAGCCGGTGCGCATCGGTGATCTGGTGCACGTCCTGGCGCAGGTCAACTGGACCGGGCGGACCTCGATGGAGGTCGGGGTGCGGGTGATGGCGGAGCGGTGGAACGAGTCGACGCCGGCGAAGCAGGTCGCGAGCGCGTACCTGGTCTTCGCCGCGGTCGACGACCAGGGCCGCCCGCGCCCGGTGCCGGCGGTCGCACCGGAGACGGACCGCGACGAGCGGCGCTGCCAGGAGGCGCAGATCCGGCGCACCCACCGGCTGGCCCGCCGGCGCGCGATCAAGAACCTCCGCGCCCGCAGCGAACCCGCCTGA
- a CDS encoding glycosyltransferase family 2 protein produces the protein MNDFATPPAVSVIMPVLNEERHLREAVRHILEQDYEGDLEVVVALGPSTDGTDAIAAELVSETADGARTRVQTVPNPTGRTPAGLNAAIAASSHPVVVRVDGHGMLSPGYISAAVRLLAETGAQNVGGIMHAEGETSWEQAVAAAMTARIGVGNAAFHTGGEAGPADTVYLGVFRREALEQQGGYNEEFIRAQDWELNFRIRSAGGAVWFSPELKVSYRPRPNLRALAKQYKDYGRWRRVVARYHKGSINPRYLAPPAALAGIVAGVLVTPLTPLGLAIPLAYAVGIAAGSVPAGRGLPVRARLQIPVALATMHMTWGWGFLTSPRSLAQKVIASRRPAVTAG, from the coding sequence ATGAACGACTTTGCGACTCCCCCCGCGGTCTCCGTGATCATGCCGGTGCTCAACGAGGAACGGCACCTCCGTGAGGCGGTGCGGCACATCCTGGAGCAGGACTACGAGGGCGATCTTGAGGTCGTCGTCGCCCTCGGCCCGTCCACGGACGGCACCGACGCCATCGCCGCCGAGCTGGTCAGCGAGACCGCCGACGGCGCCCGGACCAGGGTGCAGACGGTGCCGAACCCCACGGGCCGTACGCCCGCCGGGCTCAACGCCGCCATCGCGGCCTCCTCGCACCCCGTCGTCGTCCGCGTCGACGGCCACGGCATGCTCTCCCCCGGCTACATCTCCGCCGCCGTCCGGCTGCTGGCCGAGACCGGCGCCCAGAACGTCGGCGGCATCATGCACGCCGAGGGCGAGACGAGCTGGGAGCAGGCCGTCGCCGCGGCGATGACCGCGCGCATCGGGGTGGGCAACGCCGCATTCCACACCGGCGGCGAGGCGGGTCCCGCCGACACCGTGTACCTGGGCGTCTTCCGCCGGGAGGCGCTGGAGCAGCAGGGCGGGTACAACGAGGAGTTCATCCGCGCGCAGGACTGGGAGCTGAACTTCCGGATCCGCTCGGCAGGCGGGGCGGTCTGGTTCTCGCCGGAGCTGAAGGTGTCGTACCGGCCGCGGCCGAACCTGCGGGCACTGGCCAAGCAGTACAAGGACTACGGCCGCTGGCGCCGGGTCGTCGCCCGGTACCACAAGGGCTCGATCAACCCGCGCTATCTCGCGCCGCCCGCCGCCCTCGCCGGGATCGTCGCGGGTGTGCTGGTCACCCCGCTGACGCCGCTGGGGCTGGCGATTCCGCTCGCGTACGCGGTGGGGATCGCGGCCGGCTCGGTGCCCGCGGGGCGCGGTCTTCCGGTACGCGCGCGCCTGCAGATCCCGGTGGCGCTGGCCACGATGCACATGACCTGGGGCTGGGGGTTCCTCACCAGCCCGCGGTCGCTGGCGCAGAAGGTGATCGCCAGCCGCCGCCCCGCGGTCACGGCGGGCTGA
- a CDS encoding LCP family protein, with translation MRRSNVRGSGADGRPDRAGELGWDDSLYEDAGAPGMPRQRGYARHTGDHGPHHGDGHEAPDPDGRPRSHADGPGDGGPPPPRRRGMRIARWFFGIVAFLILGTAAAGYLYYRDLNNNLEKDRLNLGKNKLDEKQPNADGQTPLDILLLGSDSRNSDENVRLGGSRADRGRKPLADVQMLLHVSADRSNMSVVSVPRDTRVTIPECTDPDDGTVYPETTTETINTSLQHGGPGCTVAAWEAMTGVSIDHFMMIDFAGVVSMADAVGGVPVCVRDNVYDEDSGLRLEEGETTIKGEQALQWLRTRHGFEDGSDIGRTHAQHQYMNSMARQLKEGAKLSDPGKLRRLAEAATNALTVDDGLGDLKKLYDLGNDIKRVPPERITMTTMPWVPDPQNTAHVVPNEEDAPQIWSMIRNDVAFDGKDKPKKKKPDDLVAQAEPKADIPVLVQNGTGTTMYAPVTGRAGDIAEALAGDGFTQAATDATPKSQADTTISYATEEQHANALAVAKSIGLPDRAVKESSGVDGVTLVVGADWREGDAYPPDAGGDADGGGEEAGPEKAPESSNPLAGGNKKACMDVNPSYTW, from the coding sequence ATGCGCCGCAGCAACGTCCGCGGTAGCGGAGCAGACGGTCGCCCCGACAGAGCCGGCGAGCTCGGCTGGGACGACAGTCTGTACGAAGACGCGGGCGCGCCGGGCATGCCGCGGCAGCGTGGCTACGCGCGTCACACCGGCGACCACGGCCCGCACCACGGCGACGGCCACGAAGCACCGGACCCCGACGGCCGCCCCCGGAGCCACGCGGACGGCCCCGGCGACGGCGGACCGCCGCCGCCCCGGCGCCGCGGGATGCGCATCGCCCGCTGGTTCTTCGGCATCGTCGCCTTCCTCATACTCGGCACCGCGGCCGCGGGCTATCTCTACTACCGCGATCTGAACAACAACCTGGAGAAGGACCGCCTCAACCTCGGCAAGAACAAGCTCGACGAGAAGCAGCCCAACGCGGACGGCCAGACCCCGCTGGACATTCTGCTCCTGGGGTCCGACAGCCGGAACTCCGACGAGAACGTCCGCCTCGGCGGCTCCCGCGCCGACCGCGGCCGCAAGCCGCTCGCCGACGTGCAGATGCTGCTCCACGTCTCCGCGGACCGCAGCAACATGTCCGTCGTCTCCGTCCCGCGCGACACCCGGGTGACGATCCCCGAGTGCACCGACCCCGACGACGGCACGGTCTACCCGGAGACCACCACCGAGACGATCAACACCAGCCTCCAGCACGGCGGTCCCGGCTGCACCGTCGCCGCCTGGGAGGCCATGACCGGCGTCTCCATCGACCACTTCATGATGATCGACTTCGCCGGCGTGGTGAGCATGGCCGACGCGGTGGGCGGCGTCCCCGTCTGCGTACGGGACAACGTCTACGACGAGGACTCCGGGCTGCGCCTCGAAGAGGGCGAGACGACCATCAAGGGCGAGCAGGCGCTGCAGTGGCTGCGTACCCGGCACGGCTTCGAGGACGGCAGCGACATCGGGCGTACGCACGCGCAGCACCAGTACATGAACTCGATGGCCCGCCAGCTCAAGGAGGGCGCCAAGCTCTCCGACCCCGGCAAGCTGCGCCGCCTCGCCGAGGCGGCGACCAACGCGCTCACCGTCGACGACGGCCTGGGCGACCTGAAGAAGCTCTACGACCTCGGGAACGACATCAAGCGGGTGCCGCCCGAGCGCATCACCATGACCACCATGCCGTGGGTGCCGGACCCGCAGAACACCGCGCACGTCGTACCCAACGAGGAGGACGCGCCGCAGATCTGGTCCATGATCCGCAACGACGTCGCCTTCGACGGCAAGGACAAGCCCAAGAAGAAGAAGCCGGACGACCTCGTCGCCCAGGCCGAGCCGAAGGCGGACATCCCCGTCCTCGTCCAGAACGGCACGGGCACCACGATGTACGCCCCGGTCACCGGGCGGGCCGGCGACATCGCCGAGGCGCTCGCGGGAGACGGCTTCACCCAGGCCGCCACCGACGCCACGCCCAAGTCGCAGGCGGACACCACCATCTCGTACGCGACCGAGGAGCAGCACGCGAACGCCCTGGCGGTGGCCAAGTCGATCGGGCTGCCCGACCGGGCGGTGAAGGAGTCCAGCGGCGTCGACGGGGTGACGCTGGTGGTCGGCGCCGACTGGCGGGAGGGCGACGCCTACCCGCCGGACGCGGGCGGCGACGCCGACGGCGGCGGCGAGGAGGCGGGGCCGGAGAAGGCGCCGGAGAGCTCCAACCCGCTGGCGGGCGGCAACAAGAAGGCGTGCATGGACGTCAATCCGTCCTACACCTGGTGA
- a CDS encoding N-acetylmuramoyl-L-alanine amidase: MYAFSSSVVAISAAALLAPLTPLAAPPASAGVVPRAERAARTEQPGGRTQSLPLAPLGSSSRGPGAGTLGLSKPDTGPFTMVGVVWEDPEAELAGRVRVRARSAETGRWSGWQDLDAHAADAPGPGPGAESGAESGAESRAAAGGESRGGPAARRGGTAPLWVGDSAGVEIRVVPARSRSADAAGAARLPRGLTAELIDPGGAGAGTDRARAAGTAAADRIAAQTKAASEGDAVRLNPALPAAARPFVGPRPKIVTRTGWGADESKRAKGYRYTKTVNIAFLHHSATGNNYRCAEAPGLIRGIYRYHTQSLNWADLGYNFLVDKCGRVYEGRAGGVTRAVLGAHTYGFNHNSVGIAVLGSYDSAAPSQAAVNAVSRLTAWKLGLFGKNPESKQTKVSGGGKYTSGTRVRLNVISGHRDGFATDCPGVRLYDRLGAARASSASYQGRR; encoded by the coding sequence ATGTATGCATTTTCTTCTTCGGTCGTCGCGATATCCGCCGCCGCGCTGCTCGCCCCGCTGACGCCGCTCGCGGCGCCGCCCGCTTCGGCGGGCGTGGTCCCCCGGGCGGAGCGGGCCGCGCGGACGGAGCAGCCCGGCGGCCGTACGCAGTCACTGCCGCTCGCGCCGCTCGGCTCGTCCTCGCGCGGGCCCGGGGCGGGCACGTTGGGCCTGTCGAAGCCGGACACCGGGCCGTTCACGATGGTCGGCGTCGTCTGGGAGGACCCGGAGGCGGAGCTGGCCGGGCGCGTGCGGGTACGGGCCAGGTCGGCGGAGACGGGCCGGTGGTCCGGCTGGCAGGACCTGGACGCGCACGCCGCGGACGCACCCGGCCCGGGGCCCGGCGCGGAGTCGGGTGCGGAGTCGGGTGCGGAGTCCCGTGCCGCGGCCGGTGGCGAGTCCCGTGGCGGCCCGGCGGCCCGGCGCGGGGGCACGGCGCCGCTGTGGGTGGGTGACTCGGCGGGGGTCGAGATCCGCGTCGTACCCGCGCGGTCGCGGTCGGCGGACGCGGCCGGCGCGGCGCGGCTGCCGCGGGGGCTGACCGCCGAGTTGATCGACCCGGGCGGCGCGGGGGCGGGAACGGACAGGGCGCGGGCGGCCGGCACCGCCGCCGCGGACCGGATCGCCGCGCAGACCAAGGCCGCGTCGGAAGGGGATGCCGTCCGCCTCAACCCCGCCCTGCCCGCCGCCGCCCGGCCGTTCGTCGGCCCGCGGCCGAAGATCGTCACGCGCACGGGCTGGGGCGCGGACGAGAGCAAGCGGGCGAAGGGGTACCGCTACACGAAGACCGTGAACATCGCCTTCCTCCACCACTCGGCGACGGGCAACAACTACCGCTGCGCCGAGGCACCCGGCCTGATCCGCGGCATATACCGCTACCACACCCAGAGCCTGAACTGGGCCGACCTCGGCTACAACTTCCTTGTCGACAAGTGCGGCCGCGTCTACGAGGGCCGGGCGGGCGGCGTCACGCGCGCGGTCCTGGGGGCGCACACGTACGGCTTCAACCACAACAGCGTGGGCATCGCCGTCCTCGGCAGCTACGACTCGGCGGCGCCGTCGCAGGCCGCGGTCAACGCGGTGTCGCGGCTGACGGCGTGGAAGCTCGGCCTGTTCGGCAAGAACCCGGAGAGCAAGCAGACGAAGGTGTCGGGCGGCGGCAAGTACACCAGCGGGACGCGGGTCAGGCTGAACGTCATCTCGGGGCACCGGGACGGCTTCGCGACGGACTGCCCGGGGGTGCGGCTGTACGACAGGCTGGGCGCGGCGAGGGCGAGTTCGGCGTCGTACCAGGGCCGCCGCTGA
- a CDS encoding LCP family protein: MFNPETGSYELRLDPQIPGRQGPQPHGQHAPGPHGHAPHGYGGPPQQPQQYIPQQNGQPPHGQAPGPPHAQPPHAQPHPGPPQPGQPQPGGLHPGQAPPQPGGRHQSHASPAEAPESLQEPRLPSQRRRGAAGGAGGSGAGPGPDADGPRSRRRPKPRKSKKKKALIWVAGGLAVVLFAVGTAAFLIYRKLNGNIDKVEVAGEDHAAVIDGPVNILVMGTDKRTGKGNDGYGDMNSPGHADTTLLFHVSEDRTNATAMSIPRDMITDIPDCKTKQEDGSWKTIPGTYETKFNESLGQFGRDPGCTWKTVEQLTGLDVNHFILADFNAVKDLSSAVGGVEVCLAEDIDDPKSKLNLPAGRHTIEGEEALAFVRTRYSVGFGSDLSRIELQQQFLSSLIRKMKSGGSLSNPKKMYDLADAATKALTVDSGIGSAKKLMDLANDLKKVPQDEITFATLPVLDNPEDDATVLMDEAKAKPLFKLLAADKPFDGAKKGKKGKPVKKSEPGEVRVDVVNGGGESGMASATAGWLLDEGAGYAAEAGNTPDLQPETRLEYGPDQAEQAARLADMMGLPKSAMKKTGENAGAEGTMTLTLGEDFAAPGTPVEAPDKAPDGVQNVKAGDKNVCAK; the protein is encoded by the coding sequence GTGTTCAATCCCGAGACTGGCAGCTACGAGCTGCGTCTCGACCCGCAGATCCCGGGCAGACAGGGACCCCAGCCCCACGGCCAACACGCACCGGGTCCGCACGGTCACGCCCCGCACGGGTACGGCGGTCCGCCCCAGCAGCCACAGCAGTACATTCCGCAGCAGAACGGGCAGCCCCCGCACGGCCAGGCCCCGGGCCCGCCGCATGCGCAACCGCCGCACGCGCAGCCGCACCCGGGCCCGCCCCAGCCGGGCCAGCCGCAGCCCGGCGGCCTGCACCCGGGCCAGGCACCTCCCCAGCCCGGCGGCAGGCACCAGTCCCATGCCTCTCCCGCGGAAGCCCCCGAGAGCCTCCAGGAGCCCCGGCTGCCGTCCCAGCGCCGCCGCGGCGCGGCGGGCGGCGCGGGCGGCTCCGGTGCGGGCCCGGGGCCGGACGCGGACGGGCCGCGCAGCCGCCGCCGGCCGAAGCCCCGCAAGAGCAAGAAGAAGAAGGCGCTGATCTGGGTCGCCGGCGGTCTCGCGGTCGTGCTCTTCGCGGTCGGGACCGCCGCGTTCCTCATCTACCGCAAGCTCAACGGGAACATAGACAAGGTCGAGGTCGCCGGCGAGGATCACGCGGCGGTCATCGACGGCCCCGTCAACATCCTCGTGATGGGCACGGACAAGCGCACCGGCAAGGGCAACGACGGCTACGGCGACATGAACAGCCCCGGCCACGCGGACACCACCCTGCTGTTCCACGTCTCCGAGGACCGCACCAACGCCACCGCGATGAGCATCCCGCGGGACATGATCACCGACATCCCGGACTGCAAGACCAAGCAGGAGGACGGGAGCTGGAAGACCATCCCGGGGACGTACGAGACCAAGTTCAACGAGAGCCTCGGCCAGTTCGGCCGCGACCCGGGCTGCACCTGGAAGACCGTCGAGCAACTGACCGGGCTCGACGTCAACCACTTCATCCTCGCGGACTTCAACGCCGTCAAGGACCTGTCCAGCGCGGTCGGCGGCGTCGAGGTGTGCCTCGCGGAGGACATCGACGACCCCAAGTCGAAGCTCAACCTCCCCGCCGGCCGGCACACGATCGAGGGCGAGGAGGCGCTGGCCTTCGTCCGCACCCGCTACTCGGTCGGGTTCGGCAGCGACCTGAGCCGGATCGAGCTCCAGCAGCAGTTCCTCAGCTCGCTCATCCGCAAGATGAAGTCCGGCGGCTCGCTGAGCAATCCGAAGAAGATGTACGACCTGGCCGATGCCGCCACCAAGGCGCTCACCGTCGACTCCGGCATCGGCAGCGCGAAGAAGCTCATGGACCTGGCCAACGACCTCAAGAAGGTCCCCCAGGACGAAATTACTTTCGCGACTTTGCCTGTCCTGGACAACCCTGAGGACGACGCAACGGTCCTCATGGATGAGGCCAAGGCGAAGCCGCTCTTCAAGCTGCTGGCCGCGGACAAGCCGTTCGACGGGGCGAAGAAGGGCAAGAAGGGCAAGCCGGTGAAGAAGTCGGAGCCCGGGGAGGTGAGGGTCGACGTCGTCAACGGCGGCGGGGAGTCCGGCATGGCGTCGGCCACCGCCGGGTGGCTTCTCGACGAGGGCGCGGGCTACGCCGCCGAGGCCGGCAACACCCCGGATCTCCAGCCGGAGACCCGGCTTGAGTACGGTCCTGACCAGGCCGAACAGGCCGCTCGGCTCGCCGACATGATGGGGCTGCCGAAGTCGGCCATGAAGAAGACGGGGGAGAACGCGGGGGCCGAGGGAACCATGACGCTCACGCTCGGCGAGGACTTCGCCGCGCCGGGCACCCCGGTCGAGGCGCCGGACAAGGCGCCGGACGGGGTGCAGAACGTCAAGGCCGGAGACAAGAACGTCTGTGCGAAGTGA
- a CDS encoding LCP family protein: MKRPRWVLRIATALSLLLLATGGAGYFMLSSIGSGIHRVDAFGGISDRPREGHGLNFLVAGVDRRDSVSEEERRKYRLGGEPCNCTDALMLVHLSKDRERASVVSIPRDSYVELPPHTNRALGERRTAHAAKVNAAYTHGGPPLTVRAVEKLSGVHIDHYVEIDFAAFMKTVDVVGGVQVCTQRPLRDKYSGLDLPAGTSSLDGGEALAYVRARHLDGASDMGRMKRQQRFLAAVIDKLTGTSGLMNPLRFREVGSTLLGSVRTDAALDTGAVFSLGKALHGFSPGSSEFATVPVADMDYEVPGLGATVRWDEERARRLFDRLREDRPLKARGGPDGRKGQGKGNGQGKATPVEVPPERVRVQVANGTREDGLGGRVDRTLARTGFDTTGVPTTAARTDRTVIRYDPEWDRSVRSLAAALPHAKLVPDRGHGALMTVTLGDDHEKVHRVRPADPILDGADVWSAVTGDEVLCT, from the coding sequence GTGAAGCGCCCGCGCTGGGTTCTGCGGATCGCCACCGCACTCTCTCTCCTGCTGCTGGCCACCGGCGGGGCCGGGTACTTCATGCTCAGCTCCATCGGCTCCGGCATCCACCGGGTCGACGCCTTCGGCGGCATCTCCGACCGCCCCCGGGAGGGCCACGGGCTCAACTTCCTCGTCGCCGGCGTCGACCGGCGCGACAGTGTGAGCGAGGAGGAGCGGCGCAAGTACCGCCTCGGCGGGGAGCCGTGCAACTGTACGGACGCGCTGATGCTCGTCCACCTGTCGAAGGACCGCGAGCGCGCCAGCGTGGTCAGCATCCCCCGCGACAGCTACGTCGAGCTGCCGCCGCACACCAACCGCGCCCTCGGCGAGCGGCGCACCGCGCACGCCGCGAAGGTCAACGCCGCGTACACGCACGGCGGCCCGCCGCTGACCGTACGGGCCGTGGAGAAGCTGTCCGGGGTGCACATCGACCACTACGTGGAGATCGACTTCGCGGCGTTCATGAAGACGGTCGACGTGGTCGGGGGCGTGCAGGTGTGCACGCAGCGCCCGCTGCGCGACAAGTACTCCGGTCTCGACCTGCCCGCCGGCACCAGCAGCCTCGACGGCGGCGAGGCTCTGGCGTACGTACGCGCCCGGCATCTCGACGGCGCGTCCGACATGGGCCGGATGAAGCGCCAGCAGCGCTTCCTGGCCGCCGTGATCGACAAGCTCACCGGCACCAGCGGCCTGATGAACCCGCTGCGCTTCCGCGAGGTCGGCTCGACGCTCCTGGGCTCGGTGCGTACGGACGCGGCGCTGGACACCGGCGCCGTGTTCTCGCTGGGCAAGGCGCTGCACGGGTTCTCGCCCGGATCGTCGGAGTTCGCGACGGTGCCGGTGGCGGACATGGACTACGAGGTGCCGGGGCTCGGCGCGACGGTCAGGTGGGACGAGGAGCGGGCCCGGCGGCTCTTCGACAGGCTGCGCGAGGACAGGCCGCTCAAGGCCCGCGGGGGCCCGGACGGCCGGAAGGGGCAGGGCAAGGGGAACGGGCAGGGCAAGGCGACGCCGGTGGAGGTGCCGCCGGAACGGGTCCGGGTGCAGGTGGCGAACGGCACGCGGGAGGACGGCCTCGGCGGCCGGGTGGACCGCACGCTGGCCCGCACCGGGTTCGACACCACCGGGGTGCCCACGACGGCGGCGCGGACGGACCGCACGGTCATCAGGTACGACCCGGAGTGGGACCGCTCCGTACGCTCCCTGGCCGCCGCCCTCCCGCACGCGAAGCTGGTCCCGGACCGCGGCCACGGTGCGCTCATGACGGTCACGCTGGGCGACGACCACGAGAAGGTGCACCGGGTACGGCCCGCGGACCCGATCCTGGACGGCGCGGACGTCTGGTCGGCGGTCACGGGCGACGAAGTCCTCTGTACGTGA